The window GCTACCGGCGCGGCCTCGACGCCCCACGGTAGCGGCGGCTCCTCAGCCGAGCGTGCGGGTGCGCTCCAGGACGGCGGCCGGGGCCTTGGCCACCGAGCCGGTGTCGAACGGGGGTTGCGGGTCGTACTCGGTGTAGAGCTGGATGGCCTGGGCGGTGAGGTCGTCGGTGAGCAGGGCGGCGAGCCGCAGGGCCATGTCGATGCCGGCGGAGACCCCGGCCGAGGTGATGATCCGGTCGTGGCGGACGACCCGCTCGGCGGTGTAGGTGGCGCCATGGGCCTCCAGCTCGGCGACCGCCGCCCAGTGGGTGGTGGCGGTGAGGCCCTTGAGCAGCCCGGCCGCGCCGAGCACCAGCGCGCCGGTGCAGACCGAGGTGGTGAACCCGCTGTCCCCGTGCACCGCCCGGACCCAGTCCAGGAAGTCCTCGTCGGCGACCAGCGCCCGGGCCCCGGCGCCGCCGGGGACGAGCAGCACGTCGCAGGACCCGATCTCCGAGTACCGGGTGGGGACGTCGACCGTCAGCGCCCCCAGCGCATCGGTGACCCGCCCCGGCTCGGGCGCGACGAAGCGCACCTCGGCGCCCGGGACACGGCCGAGGACCTCGTACGGCCCGATCGCGTCGAGCGGCTCGAAACGGTCGAAGAGCGGGATCACGATGTCCATGGGCGCAGCGTAACGGCGGCCCCGCCCGGGCCGGTCGGCCGCGCGGCCGGGTTCACGGGATGGAGTGATCGTGCGGCCGCGGGGGAATACCGGGGGCCGTCAGCGCAGCGCGTCGAGCCCGGCCCCGACGGCGGCCCGGAGGCCGTCCTGCGCCGGGCCGAGCGCGTACCGGGCACCCCTGTGACGCGGGTCACTCCGGCGGACCGATGAGTTCGGCGGTCCGCTCCGGTCCAACTCTCGTAAGCACCGCGCGAAGGCGACCGAACACCCCGACAGGAGACTCCCGTGACCGCGTCCGTGAAGGGCCCCGCCAGCTACTTCCCGTCGATCGAGAAGACGTACGGCCGGCCGGTCGCGCACTGGAAGGAGCTGATCCGCTCCTCGCCGCTGACCAGGCACGGCGAACTGGTCGGCTGGCTCAAGTCCGAGCACGGACTGGGCCACGGCCACGCCAACGCCCTGGTGAAGCACACCCTCGACGAGGACGCCGGCCGGTAGCACGGGCCGAGGCCCGGCCGGGGCGTCCGGGCCCCGGCCGGGTACGAGCGGATCCGGGTCAGGTGCCCAGACCGCGCAGGAGCAGGTCCACCAGGGCGAAGAAGAACAGCGAGATGCCGACGAAGCCGTTGGTCTGGAAGAACGCCCGGTTCAGCTTCGACAGGTCGTGGGGCTTCACGATGGTGTGCTCGTAGACGAACGCCCCGGCCACCACGAGCAGGCCGACCCAGAACGCCGGACCGGCGTCGGTCAGCACGGCGTACCAGCCGAGCAGCAGCGTGGTCAGCACGTGACAGGCGCGGGCGCCGCGGATCGCCGCCGGGACGCCGAAGCGCGCCGGCACCGAACGCACGCCCCCCGAGCGGTCGGAGGCGACGTCCTGGCAGGCGTAGATCAGGTCGAAGCCGCCGATCCAGATGCCCACCGCCACGCCGAGCACGACCGCGTCCCAGGACCAGGAGCCGGTGACGGCGAGCCAGGCGCCGACCGGGCCCATCGCCTGGGCCAGGCCGAGGATCGCCTGCGGGAAGTCGGTGAACCGCTTGCCGTACGGGTAGACCACCATCGGCACGACGGCGACCGGCGCCAGCGCCAGGCAGAGCGGGTTGAGCAGCGCGGCGGCGCCGAGGAAGACCACCAGCGCGACCGCCGAGCCGATGTACGCCGTCTTCACCGACACCGCGCCGGTGACCAGTTCGCGCCCGGCGGTGCGCGGGTTGCGGGCGTCGATCTCGCGGTCGATGATCCGGTTGGCGGCCATCGCGAAGGTCCGCAGTCCGACCATGCAGACCGTGACGATGAACAGTTCGGCCCAGTGCACCCGCTCGTCGGCGAGGAACATGGCCGTCAGCGCGGCGATGTAGGCGAAGGGCAGGGCGAAGACCGAGTGCTCGATCATCACCAGCCGCAGGAACGCCTTGACCTTGCCGGGCGGGACGTCGGGGAGGGCGGCGGCGGTACTCATCAGAGCCCGTACTCCTTCCAGCGGCGGTCCACCAGGGCGGCGGTGGCCGGGTCGGAGGAGACCATCTCCGGCCAGCCGCCGTCGCGCGTGTAGCCCTCCTCGGGCAGCTTCCGGGTCGCGTCGATACCGGCCTTGCCGCCCCAGAACTGCTGGTAGGAGGCGTGGTCGAGGTGGTCGACCGGGCCCTCCACGACGGTGAGGTCCCGGCTGTAGTCGACGTTGCCGAAGGCCCGCCAGGCGACTTCCTGGTAGTCGTGCACGTCGCAGTCGGAGTCCACCACGATGATCAGCTTGGTCAGCGACATCATGTGGGCGCCCCAGATGGCGTGCATCGTCTTCTGGGCGTGCTTGGGGTACTTCTTGTCGATCGAGACGATCACGCAGTTGTGGAAGCCGCCGGCCTCGGGCAGGTCGTAGTCGACGATGTCCGGGATGATGATCTTCAGCAGCGGCAGGAAGAACCGCTCGGTGAACTTGCCCAGCGGGCCGTCCTCGGTCGGCGGCCGGCCCACCACGATGGACTGCAGGATCGGCCGGCGGCGCATCGTCACGCAGTCGATCGTCAGCGCCGGGAAGGGCTCCTGCGGCGTGTAGAAGCCGGTGTGGTCGCCGAACGGACCCTCGGGCAGCATCTCGCCGGGCTCCAGCCAGCCCTCCAGCACCACCTCGGCGTCGGCCGGGACCTGCAGCGGGACGGTCTTGCAGTCGACCATCCGCACCCGCTCCCCCGCCACGAAACCG of the Kitasatospora sp. NBC_01246 genome contains:
- a CDS encoding DUF4287 domain-containing protein, which codes for MTASVKGPASYFPSIEKTYGRPVAHWKELIRSSPLTRHGELVGWLKSEHGLGHGHANALVKHTLDEDAGR
- a CDS encoding menaquinone biosynthesis decarboxylase, producing MAYDDLRSFLRALDREGDLKRIKAEVDPHLEIGEIVDRVQKAKGPALLFENVKGSSMPLAMNVFGTEARLAKSLGLKGPEDIAEKIAGLLKPELPQGFTGFRDAFGKLASMAHVPPKNVKDAPVQEVVLTGDDVDLDALPALFTWPLDGGSFFNLGLTHTKDPDSGVRNLGLYRLQRHDRRTIGMHWQIHKDSRNHYAVAAKRGERLPVAIAFGCPPAVTYAATAPLPGDIDEYLFAGFVAGERVRMVDCKTVPLQVPADAEVVLEGWLEPGEMLPEGPFGDHTGFYTPQEPFPALTIDCVTMRRRPILQSIVVGRPPTEDGPLGKFTERFFLPLLKIIIPDIVDYDLPEAGGFHNCVIVSIDKKYPKHAQKTMHAIWGAHMMSLTKLIIVVDSDCDVHDYQEVAWRAFGNVDYSRDLTVVEGPVDHLDHASYQQFWGGKAGIDATRKLPEEGYTRDGGWPEMVSSDPATAALVDRRWKEYGL
- the mqnP gene encoding menaquinone biosynthesis prenyltransferase MqnP, with translation MMSTAAALPDVPPGKVKAFLRLVMIEHSVFALPFAYIAALTAMFLADERVHWAELFIVTVCMVGLRTFAMAANRIIDREIDARNPRTAGRELVTGAVSVKTAYIGSAVALVVFLGAAALLNPLCLALAPVAVVPMVVYPYGKRFTDFPQAILGLAQAMGPVGAWLAVTGSWSWDAVVLGVAVGIWIGGFDLIYACQDVASDRSGGVRSVPARFGVPAAIRGARACHVLTTLLLGWYAVLTDAGPAFWVGLLVVAGAFVYEHTIVKPHDLSKLNRAFFQTNGFVGISLFFFALVDLLLRGLGT
- a CDS encoding DJ-1/PfpI family protein, with amino-acid sequence MDIVIPLFDRFEPLDAIGPYEVLGRVPGAEVRFVAPEPGRVTDALGALTVDVPTRYSEIGSCDVLLVPGGAGARALVADEDFLDWVRAVHGDSGFTTSVCTGALVLGAAGLLKGLTATTHWAAVAELEAHGATYTAERVVRHDRIITSAGVSAGIDMALRLAALLTDDLTAQAIQLYTEYDPQPPFDTGSVAKAPAAVLERTRTLG